AAAGCGATGTTTTGAGGCAATACATTAGAAGTTTGTCTGTCTCTGGGATATTGAACCCCATGCTCCAAGGGGCCGCTGGTGCGAACGACAGACCCGCAATTCTTCCCGATGCTATGCCTACGGCACGCGACGCGAACACCCTAGCGGGTAGAGCGCGGGGCTGCTTGCGGGAATAGCTCATCATTCCGTTCCACACCGACTGGCTTAGATCGGTCGATGAATTCTCTTCTCGTAACCTCAAGGCTGAATCAGGCGACGTTGCGTGACTCTATCACTTTGTTGCTGCCGATCCGGGCTGACGGCCCAGGCTTCAAAAATCAGCTCTGGCACTCCTGGCGGGATGGTCATGCGAGTGAGAGCTTGCCACTGCCCCTGTTCATCACAAGAAAAGTCCAGTAGCCAACGGGGACCATCCACCAAAGAGCGGGTGCGGCCATGTTTCACCCAAAACTTGATCCAAAACGGGGCCTGATGGGTAAATCCGCTGGGGGGGGGATCGGCAAGAGCCGGTAACCGCAGCACCACATCAAAATTGTCTCCGGCTCGGAGCTGTTCTGGCACCCACAGTTGCGGGGTGGGACAAATACCGGGCAGATCGGGAGGGAGAAGTGACTCACCACTGCCCGCTGCGGGAGCAGCAACTGCGGCTGGCGGGAAACCCTCTTCGGATGGGGGTGGCTCGGAGCTCGGAGCTGGCAACTCCGGTTCGGCCACAGGGATCCGACTCGGCTCCGGCTCTGGCAGGGGTGGAGCGATAGGCTCGGGTGTGGGTTGCAGGCTAAAGTCTGCGGCGGGGCTTTTGAGAGTTTGGGGCTCGGGAACTTGGGTAGAAACGGCTTCCGACTGGACAGGAGTTATCGTTTCTGGCGCGGGGGCAATCGGCTCAGATCCCTGGGGAGCCACTGGCCCTGTATCCAACTCCCGCAGCGGGGTGCTCTGTTGCCAAATGCGGAGCAACTTTTGCAGGGTCCGCTCGGGAGAAAGAAGAGTTGTGGTCGAGGAATGACTCCTGCTTGCGGCTTGGGCGGCTCCTTCCCGCAAACGGGTGAGCGGGAGGCTCGGGGCAGAAGCTTCCTCTAAGGACTCCGGCCCGCTGACGTGATCAGGGTTGAGTTCGTCACTTTCCCCCCGACAGCGAATGGAAAAGGCAATCGTCAGGGGATGAGTGGGCTGACTTGGATCCCGCCAACCTGTGGAGGTGGGGGTTAAGACCAATTCCCCATTCAGGGGGCGTGTCCAGGTGTGGTTGGGCAAGGTAATGGGAATGCTGAACACCGCCGTTCGGGCCTCGGGAGGGAACTGAATCAACCGTTGCCCCTCAAAAATCGGCAGATCCTTCCCGGGTTGCCAAACCTGAACCCGCAGCTCGCCACTACAGCCAATCCGGCCCGTCAACACCAGCACTTCATCGGGGGATCCCTCTAACTCCGTGTGCATGAGGGAAAACAGCTCCGCCGCCCATTCTGAGGTGGGGTTCGATTTAGGGGAGAGGGGAACCGCTTCCGGCACAGCATCTTGAGCGTTAGCAGGGGGCACAGGCTCCGGTTCAGCCAGAGAGGATAGCGCCATCTCTGGGGATCTACCTGCTTGTGGACCGGAAGCCAATCCCCGCGGCATAACCTGGAAACGCAGACAATTTTCCGCTTCGGCTTCACCAAATAGCTCGGCAATTAAGTCGGCATCCCGACAGTGCAGCTCCCAAAAGCCCGGAGAAAGGTGGCTAGCCGGAAGAATGATACCAATCCCTTCATCGTTGGTGCGAACAGAGCGAGTTTGGGTTTGGGTGGGTGGGGTGGTGACCTTTTTGGGGGAGGCAAGTGCAGTCGGCAAGCCCTCCCCTTGAGTAGGCGGGTATTGGCGCACCTCGACGGTAATGGTGAAATGAGGTTGTGGAGAGCGGGCCACGATGGTGTAAGTATCTTCCTCCAGCACTGCCCCCTCTGCTGGCACGGGTTCCCAGGCTTCCTGGCCTTCACGCCTCACCCAAAAGCTCAACATAACGCTGTCACCTCTCCCACTGGGATCCCAAATAATTCACCAACTCGGCTTGCAAAAGGGTTTGCTGTTTGCCTGTAGGCAAATGCTTTAACTGCACCTCCCCGGTAGCAGCCTCCGCATCCCCCAGAGTAACAGCCCAAATGGCCCCACTGCGGCTGGCCCGTTTGAACTGTTTGCCAAAGGCACTACCGCTGAGATCCAACTCAGTACAAAAACCCGCTTGGCGTAGAGATTGAGCAATCTGTAGCGATTGGGCTTCAGCCTTGGCTCCCCGAGAAATGACATAAACCTGAACCGGGGCAGAAGCTACACTGCCTTGTTTCTTTTGCAACAGCAACACCAGCCGCTCCATCCCCATGGCCCAACCCACGGCTGGGGTAGAGGGGCCACCCAGTTCCGCTACCAAGCCATCGTACCGACCGCCCCCACAGACGGTGCTTTGGGCTCCCAAATCGGGGGAGACGATCTCAAAGGCGGTGTGGGTGTAGTAGTCGAGGCCCCGTACCAAGTAGGGATCCAACTCATAGGGGATCCCCAACTTGTGGAGTTGGGCCTGCACCTGCTCAAAGAAGGCTTGTGAGTCGGGGCTGAGGTGATTCAGGAGCTTGGGTGCCTGATCGGCAATTTCACGGGTACGCGGATCCTTGCTGTCGAGAATGCGCAAGGGGTTGCGGGTGAGGCGATCCTGCGAGTCGGGATCCAGTTGCTCCCGAAAGGGGGTGAAATAGTCCACCAACGCTTGCCGGTAGGCGAGCCGATCCTGCGGATCCCCAATCGAGTTGAGCAACAGTTTCAGGTTCTCCGCCCCCACCGCTTGCAACAGATCCCAGGCCAGGGCAATCACCTCCGCATCGGCACGGGGATCCCGACTGCCGATCAGCTCCAGGCCCAACTGATGAAACTGGCGTTGCCGACCCGCCTGCGGACGCTCGTAGCGAAACATCGGCCCACAGTACCAAAGGCGCTGCACATCCCCTGCCGCCTGCAAGCCGTGCTGAATGTAAGCCCGCACCACCCCGGCGGTATTTTCCGGGCGCAAGCTCACCTCCTGCTCTCCCCGCGTGCTGAAGGAGTACATCTCCTTACCCACCACATCCGTAGCACTGCCGATCCCCCGGGCAAAGAGCTCCGTCAGCTCAAAAATGGGCGTACGAATCTCCTGATAACAGGCCCGACCCAAGATCTCGCGGGCCTTAGCCTCCACCTGCTGCCAAATCCTCACCTCCTCCGGCAGAATATCCCGTGTGCCTCGCACCGCCTGGATAATCTCCATCCTTTCTCTCCCTCTCTCGGGCAGGGTTGCCCGCATCATTGCTCACCCATTCTCAACGATAAGTCCCCCTTACGGCTGAAGATCCCGGTTGGGATAAGCGGCGGCAATGAGGCTGACGGCAACGACTGCGGCGGTAGTGGCTCTCAGAATGGTGGATCCCAAAGAGACAGGCATGCCTCCTTGCGCTTGCGCCTGCTCAATCTCCGCTGCTGTCCACCCTCCTTCCGGGCCAATGGCTATGGCTATCCAACCGGCGGGATCCCCATCCCCCACCGGTTTGGGCAACGCCTGCAGCAGTAAAGGGGCCTCTCGGCGGGCCACCGCAATCCCCCACCAATTGGCCTGGAGTTCACGGATCCAGTGCGTCCAGGCGGTAGGGGGATCAATCTGCGGCCAGCGCAAACGCTCACATTGTTCTGCGGCCTCCTGCACAATTTTTTGCCAGCGTTCCTGCCGCCCGGATCCCGGCTCCAATACGGTTCGCTCCGTCAGCAAAGGGGTAATGCGGGCTACCCCCAGCTCCGTTACCTGGCGAAAGACTTCATCCAAACCCGGTCCTTTGACAACAGCTAGCCCAAGATGAATCTGAATCGGCAACTCCCGTGGCCGAGTTTCCACCCACCCCACCACCTGGGATCCCTGCGGTTGCCAGTGGGCCATCCACAACCCACCCGAACCATCCAAGACAAGAAAGGGATCCCCCATCTTGAGGCGGCGTACCCGCTGGAGATAGTGCTGTTGAGGGCCAGTTAAGGTTAGATTGCCCGCCGGATCCCGTTGCTCGGGCACAATCACCAGCCGGGGCAAGGCACTCAGGTCATGCGTGCGTTCAGACAACACCATTCCCCCCGTCTCCAGAGGGCTGCCACCAACCATTCGTTGGCCTCCAACATTTCCGCCACAAACTTGGCCTGATCGATCAAAATACCGCTGAGGATGAGCCATCCCCCCTCATTCACCACCAGGCGAAATTCCGGGATCATATCCAGAATCACATCCGCCAGAATGTTACACACCAGCCCATCCACCATTTGAGGAATATGCTCTAGGCTGCCTTGGGCCACCGTAATACGATCCGTCAATCCATTCATATCGCGGTTGAGTAGTGTTGCCTGTACCGCAACCGGATCCGTATCCACTGCAAACACCTGCTTCACCCCCAACACAGCGGCGGCCAACGACAAAATACCGGAACCACAGCCGACATCGGCTAAAGTGGTCGCTGGGGGTTCCCCGCCCCATGTTTCTAGGCGCATTTCCAACGACTCCAGGCATAACTGGGTAGTAGGGTGTATGCCCGTACCAAAAGCCATCCCCGGATCCATCCGCAACAGGTGGCGACCGGGATGCGGTGGTGGCTCCAACCAGGCGGGACAAATGAGCAACTTGTCTCCAATTGCCTGCGGCTGCCAATGGCGTTTCCAGGTACTACTCCAATCCTCCGGCTCCAGGCGTTCCCAATGCAGTTGCGGAATAGCTTGGCCAGCAATGAGGGCATCTTGCTGTAGGCGCAGAGAAAGGGCGGCCAAATCCAAGAGGGTGGTCTGGGGCCAAGGCAAATAGGCGTGGATGCTTCGCTGCTCTTCCCCGTAGGATTGACTGGTCATGCCCTGGCAACCAAAGCTTTCCAGTCGCCAAAAGATCAGATCCTCTTGGGGAGCTGTGGCAATGAGGTTGAGATCCCACCAGGCGGCATTGGGATCCGGGGAGTGAACAGGTGCGGTTAGAGTTGGGTTGGCAACAGTCGTGCTCACAGGGATTCCTTCAACAGACAAGAGGGAAAGGCAAAAGGCAACACATAGATGCCGAGTCAGAAAGAGCTAGGCAAGTAATACAGCAGGTGATACCCGTAGAACCCTCTAGCTCCACAGAAAAATCGATAATCGCTTTGCTCCCCCCGATTAGGGGATGACTCGTACCTGCTCTTTTGATACCCAGCTTAACCTCATGAGATAAAGTGAATGAAAGGAATTGGATCCATTGTTGGCATTCTTTTCAGACCCCAGTGATCTTGCGGATGGCTGAGGTTCAGATATGCAGTCGATTAGATCCATTAGATCCATCAGGTTTTTTAGGTGTGCTGAGGAAGGGTCAATGCAGGTGGCAGGGTCGATGTCAGCCGAGCAGTCAACACAACAGAGCCCCCTAAAGCCCAAAGTCGCCCCTTTGCGGGTCGCTGAAGAGCGGGAGATCAGGAAAATGGTCGCTAATGTAGAACCCCAGCCCATCAAAGTCAGCACTCGCTCGGCCCTGATGCGGCGTTTCAACCAAAGCTTTCCGTCTTTTTACAGCCAGTTTGTCAGTAGTGAGGTGCAGGCCCAAAATCTGCGTTTGGCCTATGCTCTCTACCAAACCCGCAAAGCAGTGGTGCAAATGCAGGACGAACGTCGCAAAACGGTGGTTTGTCTGGCCTATCGCAACCAGCCTTCCCTGCTGAGCGATCTGTTTGGGGTGCTCACCGCCTTTAATCTATCAGTGCATGGCATCAATCTCTATGGGCAGATCTACTCGCCCCATTTGGTATTTATCCGCATCACCGTATCCCGAGATGGCAATAGCCTGTCCTCCCAAACCAAGCTCAACTTGGAACGGGCTATTCACGAGTGCTTGGCGGGTGTCTTTCGCGTCCATGAAACCTTGGCCTTAGAGTTTGATCTCAAAGCTGGACTGAAGGATACACAGGTTTCATTTTATTCAGATCAAGTGTTTCATTTGCCCACCCTTCTGGTGGATACCGATAACCAACCGGGCATGTTCTATCGGGTGATGACCGCCCTTTGGCAAGAGGATCTGACGGTGATCAATCTGAATTTGATGTTGCGCCGCGACCAAACCCGCTTTATTTTCTACCTGCTAGGCCCCGACTCGACCACGACAATGCCGGAGTTTCTTGGTCAGAAATTGGCCTTGAGTGTGCAGCAGCGGCTTCAAGCAGGAGCCCTATTATATTGACTGAAGGATTAAACAAAAGGATATTTGGAAATGCGGAGACGAAGGAAGTTTTCAAGCCAATTGCCTTACCAGGAACCGTTCGCTTGGTGTGGCAAAGCCATATCATGGCAATGTAGATGAAACCTTCTGACGACTCGGGTAGCTACTCATAATTCACATTGAGACGAGGACACCAGCGCAACCGTCCATTCCGAGAGCCATCAAAATCACATCATCACATCAAATCATTTGATCCCCAGCCAGGAGCAACCTGGGCCGCCCTCAAAATAAAAGCTGCCAAATTCTGTAGGGCTTCGTCATCCATCCAGGAGGGGGGCACCGGACGGCAACCATAGCTAAAATCAGAGCCATCGTAGCTAACGGGATCCCGCTGATACTTCACCAAGGCTTGGATCGTATCTCGGGGTGGGGTCGCTCCGCGCAAATCTTTCAGGGAAAGGGAGATAGTCGGAGCAGGCAGAGTCACACCACCCACATGACAGTTCAGACAGGCAGACTGGAAGCGATTTTTGCCGTCTGTAAGCTGCTCCGGGGTAAAAGTGAGGGTATGC
The Thermostichus vulcanus str. 'Rupite' DNA segment above includes these coding regions:
- the hisS gene encoding histidine--tRNA ligase, whose product is MEIIQAVRGTRDILPEEVRIWQQVEAKAREILGRACYQEIRTPIFELTELFARGIGSATDVVGKEMYSFSTRGEQEVSLRPENTAGVVRAYIQHGLQAAGDVQRLWYCGPMFRYERPQAGRQRQFHQLGLELIGSRDPRADAEVIALAWDLLQAVGAENLKLLLNSIGDPQDRLAYRQALVDYFTPFREQLDPDSQDRLTRNPLRILDSKDPRTREIADQAPKLLNHLSPDSQAFFEQVQAQLHKLGIPYELDPYLVRGLDYYTHTAFEIVSPDLGAQSTVCGGGRYDGLVAELGGPSTPAVGWAMGMERLVLLLQKKQGSVASAPVQVYVISRGAKAEAQSLQIAQSLRQAGFCTELDLSGSAFGKQFKRASRSGAIWAVTLGDAEAATGEVQLKHLPTGKQQTLLQAELVNYLGSQWER
- a CDS encoding 16S rRNA (uracil(1498)-N(3))-methyltransferase — protein: MVLSERTHDLSALPRLVIVPEQRDPAGNLTLTGPQQHYLQRVRRLKMGDPFLVLDGSGGLWMAHWQPQGSQVVGWVETRPRELPIQIHLGLAVVKGPGLDEVFRQVTELGVARITPLLTERTVLEPGSGRQERWQKIVQEAAEQCERLRWPQIDPPTAWTHWIRELQANWWGIAVARREAPLLLQALPKPVGDGDPAGWIAIAIGPEGGWTAAEIEQAQAQGGMPVSLGSTILRATTAAVVAVSLIAAAYPNRDLQP
- the prmA gene encoding 50S ribosomal protein L11 methyltransferase, which translates into the protein MSTTVANPTLTAPVHSPDPNAAWWDLNLIATAPQEDLIFWRLESFGCQGMTSQSYGEEQRSIHAYLPWPQTTLLDLAALSLRLQQDALIAGQAIPQLHWERLEPEDWSSTWKRHWQPQAIGDKLLICPAWLEPPPHPGRHLLRMDPGMAFGTGIHPTTQLCLESLEMRLETWGGEPPATTLADVGCGSGILSLAAAVLGVKQVFAVDTDPVAVQATLLNRDMNGLTDRITVAQGSLEHIPQMVDGLVCNILADVILDMIPEFRLVVNEGGWLILSGILIDQAKFVAEMLEANEWLVAALWRRGEWCCLNARMT
- the psbV2 gene encoding photosystem II cytochrome PsbV2 translates to MPALGQRLSRQEGIPSRFWLWIGIFALLWLGLSSPVAARIDTYVNQYLRVSGPVELPLDAEGHTLTFTPEQLTDGKNRFQSACLNCHVGGVTLPAPTISLSLKDLRGATPPRDTIQALVKYQRDPVSYDGSDFSYGCRPVPPSWMDDEALQNLAAFILRAAQVAPGWGSNDLM